GATGAAGGCCACCCTCCTCGAGACGGCCCCGACGAAGGCTTCGCTGAAGGCCAGGCCCCCGGTCAGGACCACGGCATCCACTTCACCCGAGAGTACAGCGGCCCTGCAGCAAATTTCTCGGGCGACCTGGTAAGCCATGGCCTCGAAAACGAGTCGTGCCTTTTCATCCCCCCCGGCTATCATCTCCTCGACCTCCCGGAGGTCGTTAGTGCCCAGGTGTGCCACCAGCCCGCCGCCGCCCACCATTTTTTTCATCAATTCTTCGAGCTTTATGCCCGTTGAAAAAA
The DNA window shown above is from Thermovirga sp. and carries:
- a CDS encoding butyrate kinase (catalyzes the phosphorylation of 2-butanoate to butanoyl phosphate), which produces FSTGIKLEELMKKMVGGGGLVAHLGTNDLREVEEMIAGGDEKARLVFEAMAYQVAREICCRAAVLSGEVDAVVLTGGLAFSEAFVGAVSRRVAFIAPILVFPGEDEMRALAEGALRVMSGQETAREYERA